The Periplaneta americana isolate PAMFEO1 chromosome 16, P.americana_PAMFEO1_priV1, whole genome shotgun sequence genome segment agtGCGAATGGAACAGTCGCGCTcaagataagcattataaaataaaagtaaggcCAACACGACAATCACTACAGCCAAGGAAGAAAagtattatacatcaaccccttgtacctcaaagtaaagtaattttactccatttacacattaagttagggttaatgaataattttgttaaagggatgaatcatgaAACCGAaccatttaaacatatccaggaaaaatttcctgctattagtgacgcaaacataaaagagggagttttcaatgggCCCAAAAAGGAGAAATATtaaaggacaatcacttcgaatctctgttggaaggaaaagagagaggcatttggattgcattcaaggaggttctattacattttcagggtaactgtaaaaatgagaactatgaagaactagtgcaaaatttactgttggcgtatgaaactatgggtggtaacatgtccctgaaaattcacttccttcactcacatcttgactttttttccgAGAATTGTGGCGAAATCAGTTTTCACTCACTCTGTACTATCCCTAACTTTCTGAAAATGTCACaacataaagtaggcctatgtcataTTTGACCACAACTTACATTGTTCTCTCACCATTATTAGTTGTATTAACATTAGCGCCTCTTTGTGTTAAGAATTTCGTAATACttctattaacatttaaaactacCAACAATACTGCATAATCAGCATTCTCAAATTAGCAATGTCTCTCTTTATATAGAACCTCACAACTCCCAAAGAACTACTTTCCAATGCCACAAATAATTATATCACTATCACAATTTACTTTCTATACAACGTTGTTAACTCCTCTTCTTGTAAACAAGGAAATGTGCACCAGCACCAGAGACTATGCACTCCATTTCTTAACCAGGAATGGCTAAAATTGAGACTATATGTCACTATGAATACGAAGTGTGTTTAGGGTTGGAAGTGTATATTTTGTAGCGTAAAATAAATAGTCTTTCAGTATGCACTGCACGGTCAtcaacttggaggaacccacctcgaccagAGCATCTGATGAAAGGTAACGAGCACCAAAATGTTATGTTGTTCCACAATTAGTTGTTTCAAAAATTGCAGACCACAATACAAATCGAAATATGACAGCTGTTCTAGTCAAATATTATGCGGAATAATTTATAAGATCAAACTACAAAACATgactatttcttctgttaaataaaGGATATTAATactatgtaatattaattttgatcAAAGTTTCAACATTTTATTTCTAACAAACTGGTTAGTTGGGCACATTTCCAATATTatgttacacaaaatatataacaaaatacaaTATCGTACATTTCCGTCCATCACACTGGTTCTCTGTCAGTTGTCTTTTGATGCCTCAACAGCAGCCCTGCATTTGTGTGATCCAATGAATTTCATTCCTTTTTCCCCAAGTAATATGTTAGTGACATTAAAGGGGAAGTAAAGCAgatagaataattaaaatattatagttttataaTATTTCCTCATTGAGTATATAACTTAACAATGACTTCGGACTATAACAAACACAATAATCTCACAATTGGAAATGGTACAGATTCCAGTTGCAATATAAATAGCAAAGAGTATGAATGAAGTTGATTATTCAGAGTAATTGTGTAATTATTGAAACAAATCCAGCAACTGCATTGGAGGTAAAAATTCCATACTCTCCTCAACATATACAACTGTGAACAAGTTAAATGCAGGGACAACACTTTGGCTGGAACTGCTATGGTCTCTCAGGAAGAATCTGGAGTGTTCCGACAAAAAAGGATGGAAGGTATAGGGGCCTCTACTTAAAGTACTCTGGTTCCCATGGGGGACTGTCCATCAGGAACTCCGAATGTCATTTTGGAACAGAAAGTTTCCGAACTGCTGCTCTCTTCTGGAATTATTCCGAACGTACTATACGTTATATTTTTCTATATCTATGTCCAAtgctacaaacagtaaaaaaatcatcttaaatgttacatattttaacattaacaCTTCCCTTTATTTAAGAGGAACAAAGTACATAGATTACCTTTTCTTACTGCAATTGAAAATTACTATAACCATTCTGTTACATGCATTAAGTGAGAGCCTTTATGCATTAGGAGTCTCACAATACCCACATAACCTCCTCTCACAGGAGCAAATATTAGGCTTTCAAAACACGTTACATTCATTAACATTAGCTCCTTCATCCATCAGGACCATCATTACATCTATATTACCTTCTTCAGCAGCTACGAGTATTGGACTTTCACCAGACTCGTTACAAgcattaacatcagcgccttcATCAAGTAAGATTCTCACGATATCCAAATTACCTCCTCTCACTGCAGCGAATATTAGACTTTCACCTGAATTGTTACATCCATTAACGTCAGCGCCTTTATCCATTAGGAAACTCACAACATCCAAATTACCTTGTTGCGCAGCAGCGAATATTGGACTCTCTCCATCCTTGTTATATGtattaacatcagcgcctttatccattaggagtctcacaacatCCAAATTACCTACTTCTGCACCAGCAAATATTGGagtgtcaccatcatcatcacgtacattaacatcagcgcctttatccaTTAGCAATCTCACAACATCAATATTACCTTGTTGCGCAGTAGCAAATATTAGACTGTCACCATCCTCATTACGTacattaacatcagcgcctttatccattaggagtctcacaacatTCAAATTACCTCGTTGCGCAGCAGCGAATATTGGACTCTCTCCATCCTTGTTATATGtattaacatcagcgcctttatcaattaggagtctcacaacatCCAATTTACCTTGTTGCACAGCAGCGAATATTGGACTGTCACTATCCTTGTTACatgcattaacatcagcgcctttatccaGTAGGAGTCTCAGAACATCGAAATTACCTCGTTGCGCAGCAGCGAATATTGGACTGTCACCATCCTTGTTACATacattaacatcagcgcctttatacattaggagtctcacaacatCGAAATTACCTCGTTGCACAGCAGCGAATATTGGACTGTCACCATCCTTGTTACATacattaacatcagcgcctttatccattaggagtctcacaacatCGAAATTACCTCGTTGCGCAGCAGCGAATATTGGACTGTCACCATCCTCATTACGTACATTATCATCAGCGCCTTTATCCATTACGAGTCTCACAACGCCAAAATTATCTAGTTGCGAAGCAGCGAATATTGGACTGTCACCATCCTCATTACGTacattaacatcagcgcctttatccaTTAGGAGTCACAGAACACCAAAATTATCTAGTTGCGAAGCAGCGAATATTGGACTGTCACCATCCTCATTACGTACATTAATATCAGCGCCTTTATCCAATAGGAGTCTCACAACATCCAAATTACCTTGTTGCGCAGCAGCGAATATTGGACTCTCTCCATCCTTGTTACatgcattaacatcagcgcctttatccaTTAGGAGTCTGACAACATCCAAATTACCTTGTTGCGCAGCAGCGAATATTGGACTCTCTCCATCCTTGTTACATGCATTAACAGCAGCGCCTTTATCCATTAGGAGTCTGACAACATCCAAATTACCTTGTTGCGCAGCAGCGAATATTGGACTCTCTCCATCCTTGTTACatgcattaacatcagcgcctttatccaTTAGGAGTCTGACAACATCCAAATTACCTTGTTGCGCAGCAGCGAATATTGGACTCTCTCCATCCTTGTTACatgcattaacatcagcgcctttatccaTTAGGAGTCTGACAACATCCAAATTACCTTGTTGCGCAGCAGCGAATATTGGACTCTCTCCATCCTTGTTACatgcattaacatcagcgcctttatccaTTAGGAGTCTGACAACATCCAAATTACCTTGTTTCACAGCAGCGAATATTGGACTCTCTCCATCCTTGTTACatgcattaacatcagcgcctATATCCATTAGGAGTCTGACAACATCCAAATTACCTTGTTGCGCAGCAGCGAATATTGGACTCTCTCCATCCTTGTTACAAgcattaacatcagcgcctttatccaTTAGGAGTCTGACAACATCCAAATTACCTTGTTGCGCAGCAGCGAATATTGGACTCTCTCCATCCTTGTTACATGCATTAACGTCTGCGCCGTTATCCATTAGGAGTCTGGCAACATCCAAATTACCTTGTTGCGCAGCAGCGAATATTGGACTCTCTCCATCCTTGTTACa includes the following:
- the LOC138716527 gene encoding putative ankyrin repeat protein RF_0381 → MDKGADVNVRNEDGDSPIFAASQLDNFGVVRLVMDKGADDNVRNEDGDSPIFAAAQRGNFDVVRLLMDKGADVNVCNKDGDSPIFAAVQRGNFDVVRLLMYKGADVNVCNKDGDSPIFAAAQRGNFDVLRLLLDKGADVNACNKDSDSPIFAAVQQGKLDVVRLLIDKGADVNTYNKDGESPIFAAAQRGNLNVVRLLMDKGADVNVRNEDGDSLIFATAQQGNIDVVRLLMDKGADVNVRDDDGDTPIFAGAEVGNLDVVRLLMDKGADVNTYNKDGESPIFAAAQQGNLDVVSFLMDKGADVNGCNNSGESLIFAAVRGGNLDIVRILLDEGADVNACNESGESPILVAAEEGNIDVMMVLMDEGANVNECNVF